The DNA window TTTACGCGTTGTACCGCGTACCTGCAGCAGGCGGTGCTCGGATGCTGCCACCACGCCGTTGAGGTCGCCGAAGGTTTCCAGAAGTTTTTTGGCAAGCGGTTTGACGTCAATCCGTTCGATCGCATTGCACAGGAGCAGTTCCAGCAGCTCGTATTCCGGCATCGGCGCATGGCCGCCGCTGAGAAACCGGGTGCGCAGCCGCTGCCGGTGCCCTGTATAATGTGGCGAGGGCCCGCCGCCCCGGGTGGCAAATTCACCCTGTGCGAGCGGCTTTGTTTCTGCCCAGGCCGGGATGCGCTGGTCCAGATCCTGCAACCCGCGCAGGGCTTCTTCGGAAAATCCGCTGCTTCTGTTTGTCACGACCCTCGTCCCTTCTCCTGTTCACGGCCCGCAGGCGAGTGTGAAACGGGATGGTTAGCGAAAGGTTAACGCGGAACCGCTCAGGGTCTTATGCGACAAATCTGCCGCAAAAGGCATCTTGCCCCGGTATCGCGATACCCGGTATGATGTGCCCGGTAGACAGGAGAGCTTTGTCATGCGCGCACGCATTTATCAGCCAGCAAAAACCGCCATGTCATCGGGCATGGCCAAAACCCATACATGGGTTCTGGACTTTGCTCAGGCCTCTGCGCGTGAGGTTGACCCGCTGATGGGGTGGACATCCTCTGACGATACACAGAGCCAGGTCCGCATGCGCTTCAAAACCAAAGAAGCCGCCGTGGAATATGCGCGCGAAAACGGGATCTCCGCCGAAGTGCAGGAGCCCAAAAAGCGCAAGCCCAATATCCGGCCAGGCGGCTATGGCGAGAATTTCGCAACCGGTCGTCGCGGCGCCTGGACGCACTGATGACCGCGATCGTTCGCGTTCGCGCGGATGAACCGGATGTTGCACAGCTGCTGACGCGTCACTTCGAGCTGATGCGGTCCCAGAGCCCTCCCGAAAGCTGCCATGTCCTGCCCGGCGACGCGCTGAACGCGCCTGATATCACTTTGTATGGCCTGCGGGATGCGGATGAGGTTGTGGCCGTCGGGGCGATCCGCAAAACGGGTAGCGGCGAGATGGCCCATGGTGAGCTGAAATCCATGCATACCGCTCAGGAACGGCGGGGTCAGGGGCTGGCCAGGCACCTTTTGCGCGGAATGATCAGCGAGGCGCGTTCCGCCGGCATAACTGTGCTGAACCTTGAGACCGGGGCAGGCGAGGAACACGCGGCAGCGCGCCGGTTGTATCATTCCGAAGGGTTCCGGGAATGTCCGCCTTTCGGCGAATATGTAAGCGACCCGCTGAGTGTTTTCATGACCCGCAGGATCTGAGACTTGCGCCACGGCGCCGGCTGCGGCATGAGGGGGAAGCGGTCCCTTAGCTCAACTGGATAGAGCAGCTGACTTCTAATCAGCAGGTTGAGGGTTCGAGTCCTTCAGGGATCGCCAGTTTTTCACGACATGCACATTCTGTTGAGAATGGCGGCCTCAGCAGAGGTCAGAGCAGGGCATCGACCTCCGTCCGGGTTGGCATGGCGGGTGCTGTACCCTTGCGGGTGACGGAGATGCCGGCCGTTGCACACCCGATCTGCACCGCGCGCTCCGGGGTCAGCCCTTCGGCCAGTGCCGCGGCGAAAGCGCCGTTGAAAGCGTCACCGGCACCTGTGGTTTCCACTACGTCGCCGGCGCGCACGGCGGGCACCAGGCCATGGCCGCTGAGATACGCCCCCTGTTCTCCCATCGTGATGATCGGTCGGCTCACCCCGAGGGCAATCAGCACGTCGCAGGCTTTTTGCGCATCACCGGACGTCTGAACGGCAACGCCGGTCAGGGCTTCACATTCGGTCTCGTTGGGCGTTACGTAATCGCAGAGCGCCAGCATGCCGTCGGGCAGGGTGGTGGCGGGGGCGGGGTTCAGCACCGTTGTCACTCCGGCGGCGCGGGCAATCTCAAGGCCCCGCACCGCAGCCTCCATTGGCTGTTCCAGCTGCGTGACAAAGACATCCGCGCTGCGGATCAGCTCTGCGTGGTCTTCGATGTCCTGCTCCGAGATCAGCGCCGCAGCACCGGGCGCGATAATGATGGCATTGTCGCCGCTGGTCTCTTCGATGAAGATATAAGCGGCCCCGGTGTAGCTTTCTGTGGTTTGCTGCACATGGGCGATCACCCCGGCCTCCGCCCAGGTGTCGAGCGCGAGTTTGCCGAAATCGTCCTGGCCCAGACGCGAGATCATATGCGTCTGGGCCCCGATCCGTGCGCAGGCAACGGCCTGGTTGGAGCCTTTACCCCCCGGACCAAGGGCAAAGGAATTGCCCATAACCGTCTCGCCCATGCGCGGCATGCGGTCGGCGCGATAGGCGGTATCGGCGACGAAAACGCCGAGGATCACAACGGTTCCCATCCCTTAACTCCCGTCCGGCGGAACAACGCCCTTTCGCAAAGCAAAACATCCGTAGAACCGCCGCTCCCCGGTCTGGATGACCGCATATGCCTGTCTGGAGCGGTCATAAAAGGCAAAGCGTTCAATGCTCATCATTGCGGGGCCACCGGCTGCTGTCACTTCACCCTGCACCTCGTCCATTACAGGCAGAATCGTGTCGGGTTCATCGACCACCTCCATGCGGGCGGCGGCATCATCTACGAACGTGTCGATCGGATAGACCGAGAGCACGGCCCTGACGACCTCGGCAGCGGGCCGGTCGATGCGCAGCACGTGGCCCAGAACGGTGTCGCGGGCAACGCTGTCGGAGGGAAAGTTCGTATCTGCGATGATCAGATCATCCCCGTGCCCCATGGCGCGCAGGGCATAGAGAACGTCGGCGTTCAGCAGGGGATCAAGTCCTTTAAGCATAGGTCGGGTCCTTTCCGGTTATGGAGCGAAGGTCTGTGTCACAGCGCGGGCCATGGCGGCACCGATGGCAGCATGGGCGGTGGCATCGAGGTGCACGCCGTCCACCGGGTCAACCGCGGCTGCGTCATTCATATCGGCAAAGCCTGCCTGACCGGCCTCTGCCACCGCGCGCAGGAGGTCAGGCAGGGCGGCGGATTTCGCGGCCGCCCCGGCGAAAGTGTCGATGAAGATCCCGGTTTCCAGCACCTGCACAGGGGCGGCGAGCAGCACGGCAGGAGGCGCGCCGTCGGGGCCACAGTCAGACCGGCGGATCTCCTGCACCATCCGTTGCAGGCCCAGCGATATGTCATGCGCGGAGACACCAAAGCGCGCTTTGAGATCATTGGTGCCAAGCATCACGATTACCAGATCGAGCGGGCGATGGGTTTCAAGCAGTGCCTGCAGAACGCGCAGCCCGTTTTTGTGCGCTCCCTCGACCGGATCGTCGAAAACCGCTGTGCGTCCGGGATGACCCTCGGGAATGACTTCCCAGCCGGGGCCGAGCGCCTTTGCCATCACACTTGTCCAGCGGTCTTTGCGGTCATGCCGGCGCCGGTCCGTCGCCCACCGCATCGCCCGGGTGCCATGGGTGTTGCTGTCGCCAAAGCAAAGGACGGTGCGGAGGCTCATCGTTCAGATCAGCCTTGCGCCTGTACCGGCGTCAAAGCAGTGGATGTGGTCCGGGTCCGGGGTCAGGTGGATAGTGCTGCCAGGCGCAAAGGCGTGGCGTTCACGGAACACGGCCGTGACGTCCTGGCCCTTGTGGTTCAGGAATACCATGGTCTCGGAGCCGGTGGGCTCGACGACCTTCACCTCCATCGGCAGCCCGTCGTCGCGCAGGATCAGATGTTCGGGGCGCACGCCAAGCCTGACATCACCGCTACCGGACGGGCCTGCAAAACTGTGATCCCCGATCTGCAGACGGCCTGCATTAAGCGTCGCAGGCAGCAGGTTCATCGAAGGCGCTCCGATGAAAGTCGCCACAAACTCATTGGCCGGATTGTCATAGAGATCGAGCGGCGTGCCCACCTGTTCGATGCGGCCGCCCTGCATAACCACGATGCGGTCGGCAAGCGTCATCGCCTCGATCTGATCATGAGTGACGAAGACGGTGGTTGTCTTCAGCCGCTGATGCAACTCCTTGATTTCGGTGCGCATCTGGATGCGCAGCTTGGCATCCAGGTTCGACAGCGGCTCGTCAAAGAGAAACACCTGCGGGTCGCGCACAATCGCGCGCCCCATGGCCACACGCTGGCGCTGTCCGCCGGAGAGATGTCGCGGTTTGCGGTCGAGATATTCGGTGAGGCTGAGGATCTCGGCTGCCTCTTTTACACGCCGGTCGATTTCCGCCCTGCTGGTTTTCGCGACCTTCAGCGCAAAGCCCATATTCTCGGCCACGGATTTGTGCGGATAAAGCGCATAGGTCTGAAACACCATCGCGATATCGCGCTCGGCAGGGGGCAGATTGTTGACCACGCGCTCGCCGATGGAGATCGTGCCGCTGTTGATTGGCTCAAGCCCGGCGATCATCCGCAGCAGCGTGGATTTCCCGCAGCCCGACGGCCCGACGAGGGCCACGAACTCGCCGTCTGCGATG is part of the Roseobacter ponti genome and encodes:
- a CDS encoding ETC complex I subunit — encoded protein: MRARIYQPAKTAMSSGMAKTHTWVLDFAQASAREVDPLMGWTSSDDTQSQVRMRFKTKEAAVEYARENGISAEVQEPKKRKPNIRPGGYGENFATGRRGAWTH
- a CDS encoding GNAT family N-acetyltransferase, with translation MTAIVRVRADEPDVAQLLTRHFELMRSQSPPESCHVLPGDALNAPDITLYGLRDADEVVAVGAIRKTGSGEMAHGELKSMHTAQERRGQGLARHLLRGMISEARSAGITVLNLETGAGEEHAAARRLYHSEGFRECPPFGEYVSDPLSVFMTRRI
- the rbsK gene encoding ribokinase, with translation MGTVVILGVFVADTAYRADRMPRMGETVMGNSFALGPGGKGSNQAVACARIGAQTHMISRLGQDDFGKLALDTWAEAGVIAHVQQTTESYTGAAYIFIEETSGDNAIIIAPGAAALISEQDIEDHAELIRSADVFVTQLEQPMEAAVRGLEIARAAGVTTVLNPAPATTLPDGMLALCDYVTPNETECEALTGVAVQTSGDAQKACDVLIALGVSRPIITMGEQGAYLSGHGLVPAVRAGDVVETTGAGDAFNGAFAAALAEGLTPERAVQIGCATAGISVTRKGTAPAMPTRTEVDALL
- a CDS encoding RbsD/FucU family protein, which encodes MLKGLDPLLNADVLYALRAMGHGDDLIIADTNFPSDSVARDTVLGHVLRIDRPAAEVVRAVLSVYPIDTFVDDAAARMEVVDEPDTILPVMDEVQGEVTAAGGPAMMSIERFAFYDRSRQAYAVIQTGERRFYGCFALRKGVVPPDGS
- a CDS encoding GDSL-type esterase/lipase family protein, with translation MSLRTVLCFGDSNTHGTRAMRWATDRRRHDRKDRWTSVMAKALGPGWEVIPEGHPGRTAVFDDPVEGAHKNGLRVLQALLETHRPLDLVIVMLGTNDLKARFGVSAHDISLGLQRMVQEIRRSDCGPDGAPPAVLLAAPVQVLETGIFIDTFAGAAAKSAALPDLLRAVAEAGQAGFADMNDAAAVDPVDGVHLDATAHAAIGAAMARAVTQTFAP
- a CDS encoding ABC transporter ATP-binding protein, whose translation is MSDVRITDIRKSYGSVEVIHGLNVDIADGEFVALVGPSGCGKSTLLRMIAGLEPINSGTISIGERVVNNLPPAERDIAMVFQTYALYPHKSVAENMGFALKVAKTSRAEIDRRVKEAAEILSLTEYLDRKPRHLSGGQRQRVAMGRAIVRDPQVFLFDEPLSNLDAKLRIQMRTEIKELHQRLKTTTVFVTHDQIEAMTLADRIVVMQGGRIEQVGTPLDLYDNPANEFVATFIGAPSMNLLPATLNAGRLQIGDHSFAGPSGSGDVRLGVRPEHLILRDDGLPMEVKVVEPTGSETMVFLNHKGQDVTAVFRERHAFAPGSTIHLTPDPDHIHCFDAGTGARLI